The stretch of DNA CGCGGGGTGACCATCCCCGTAGGGGTCCAAAACCCCGATTCCTCACGCGGCCGCCCCGTGATACTCGTGGATCAAGCCACCGCTGTTGCAGGCGATCGAGAGCAGCAGGTGCGCGAAGGACACCATGGTGATCGCCACATACGACGAGTTCGGCGGGCAGTGGGACCACGTGACGCCGCCGGGCCAGGGAAGCGCGGCCGGGCCGCACGACCAGTGGGGCCCCGGCACACGGATCCCGACGCTGGTGATCTCGCCGTTCCTGCGCGGCGACTTCGTGGTCGACCACACGCAGTACGACACGACGTCGATCCTCGCCACGATCGAGCACCGGTTCGGGCTGGCGCCGCTCTCGACGCGTGACGCCGCCGTGGCGGACCTGTCGAACGTGTTTGACGCGCCTATCCGATGGTCAGAACCAGCCCTGATCGTGTGCTCTGTCGCTGCCGCCCTGCCGGGGTCCGGGGCGTCGCGCCCTGTAGGCGATTGGTCGGTAGCTTGCCGCCTCTGCTCCTAGCGGCCCGTGGCAGCAGTCCTCGGCTGGGACGGGTGTTGCTCCGGCGCTGGGGCAGTACGTGGTCGACTAACCCGCGCCTTCCCTTCGTCAAGCTGGCGCGTAGTGCCGGGCCACCTCCGAACCGTACCGTGCTCCCACGCTGGCCGCGTTCTCCGTTAGCCACTCGCTCAGCCGCCGCTCTCCCGTCGGGGGTCCCTCGGTGGCCACGAGGCCCGCCATCAGCCCCCCGAGCTCGTCCTTCGTGACCACCACGTCCCTCACCAGGTAGCCGATGAGTCGTGAGGCGGCGAGCGCGGCTGGGGGCGGAACGTGGACGATGCGCGCCCTCCTCCCGATCTTCTGGGCGATCAGTGTGACCAGCTCCTCGAAGGTGAAGGTCTCGGGCCCCACGGCGTCGATGACCTCGTTCTCATCGCGCTGTCCGGCCCGCACGCAGAGCTCGGCCACGTCCTCGACAAAGACCGGTCGCACCCGGTAGGTGCCCGAGCCCGGGATGGCGAAGACCGGGAACCGCCTCAGGAGGTAGGCGACGTTGTTGATGAGGATGTCCTCCTTCCCGAAGATCACCGTGGGCCGGACGATCGCGTAGCTCAAGCTCGACTCGCGGATGGTGCGCTCGATCCGGAACTTCCCCCGGAAGTAGGGGTACGGCGAGTCCTCGGCGGGGTTGGAGATGCTGATGTGCACGATCCGCTTGACCCCGGCGTCACCCGC from Actinomycetota bacterium encodes:
- a CDS encoding NAD(P)H-binding protein, encoding MPGDLDVVTGAFGYTGRYITERLLSMGRSVRTLTGHPDRPNPFGARVSAFPFDFEDRGKLAEHLGGATTLYNTYWVRFPQGEVTFHRAVRSTETLLGAAGDAGVKRIVHISISNPAEDSPYPYFRGKFRIERTIRESSLSYAIVRPTVIFGKEDILINNVAYLLRRFPVFAIPGSGTYRVRPVFVEDVAELCVRAGQRDENEVIDAVGPETFTFEELVTLIAQKIGRRARIVHVPPPAALAASRLIGYLVRDVVVTKDELGGLMAGLVATEGPPTGERRLSEWLTENAASVGARYGSEVARHYAPA